From Puntigrus tetrazona isolate hp1 chromosome 8, ASM1883169v1, whole genome shotgun sequence, the proteins below share one genomic window:
- the cdo1 gene encoding cysteine dioxygenase type 1 isoform X2 has product MEHTELDKPETLDDLIKTLHKIFESDSVNVEEVQSIMESYESKPHEWMKYAKFDQYSSIHDHTDSHCFLKLLQGQLKETLFDWPDRKLQAGMKQKTQQVLLENQCAYINDSLGLHRVENVSHTETAVSLHLYSPPFQTCQTFDQRTGHRNSVKMTFWSKFGERTPYESSVSQENN; this is encoded by the exons ATGGAGCACACCGAGCTCGACAAGCCAGAAACTCTGGACGATCTGATCAAAACTCTGCACAAGATCTTTGAAAGTGACAGCGTCAATGTGGAGGAGGTGCAGAGCATCATGGAGTCCTACGAAAGCAAACCTCACGAGTGGATGAAATACGCTAAATTTGACCAGTACAG CAGCATCCACGATCACACAGACTCCCACTGCTTCCTGAAGCTGCTCCAGGGTCAGCTGAAGGAGACGCTCTTCGACTGGCCCGACCGCAAGCTGCAGGCCGGCATGAAGCAGAAGACCCAGCAGGTGCTGCTGGAGAACCAGTGCGCTTACATCAACG ACTCCCTCGGCCTTCATCGGGTGGAGAACGTGAGCCACACGGAGACGGCCGTCAGCCTGCACCTCTACAGCCCGCCCTTCCAGACCTGCCAGACCTTCGACCAGCGCACCGGGCACCGCAACAGCGTCAAGATGACCTTCTGGAGCAAGTTCGGCGAGAGGACGCCGTAT
- the cdo1 gene encoding cysteine dioxygenase type 1 isoform X1, producing the protein MEHTELDKPETLDDLIKTLHKIFESDSVNVEEVQSIMESYESKPHEWMKYAKFDQYRYTRNLVDEGNGKFNLMILCWGEGHGSSIHDHTDSHCFLKLLQGQLKETLFDWPDRKLQAGMKQKTQQVLLENQCAYINDSLGLHRVENVSHTETAVSLHLYSPPFQTCQTFDQRTGHRNSVKMTFWSKFGERTPYESSVSQENN; encoded by the exons ATGGAGCACACCGAGCTCGACAAGCCAGAAACTCTGGACGATCTGATCAAAACTCTGCACAAGATCTTTGAAAGTGACAGCGTCAATGTGGAGGAGGTGCAGAGCATCATGGAGTCCTACGAAAGCAAACCTCACGAGTGGATGAAATACGCTAAATTTGACCAGTACAG ATACACCCGGAATCTGGTGGACGAGGGAAACGGGAAGTTTAACCTGATGATTCTGTGCTGGGGTGAAGGACACGGCAG CAGCATCCACGATCACACAGACTCCCACTGCTTCCTGAAGCTGCTCCAGGGTCAGCTGAAGGAGACGCTCTTCGACTGGCCCGACCGCAAGCTGCAGGCCGGCATGAAGCAGAAGACCCAGCAGGTGCTGCTGGAGAACCAGTGCGCTTACATCAACG ACTCCCTCGGCCTTCATCGGGTGGAGAACGTGAGCCACACGGAGACGGCCGTCAGCCTGCACCTCTACAGCCCGCCCTTCCAGACCTGCCAGACCTTCGACCAGCGCACCGGGCACCGCAACAGCGTCAAGATGACCTTCTGGAGCAAGTTCGGCGAGAGGACGCCGTAT